In Vicia villosa cultivar HV-30 ecotype Madison, WI linkage group LG7, Vvil1.0, whole genome shotgun sequence, the DNA window CACACACAAAGAAAGGAAAAAACACAAGAACAAAGAGCCTCTATCCTCATTTCCCTTTCTCATATCTCAATCTTTTTGCTACATTGGAAAAGTATTCATAATTTTATATCTATATGCATACCCATACAAAGACAGGTATGGCTTATGAGTTATGACATTAAAATGAATATTGATAAAAGTAAAACAAAAATGCTGCTTATAAGGACCGCTGAAGCAGAATATTACAGAATAATTTGGAAAAGTAAACTGGTAATCAAGTACCTACAAAAATAGTATTAGCAGCTTCGGAATGCATTTTGTTGAGTTAGGCATGTAGCCTTTGAAACTAAGTTTTACATCCTTGACAGCATTTGACACAAACCACCTGCACCATAAATGTGAATATAACTTTAGGATTAACAAAGACTAGACAATGGTGACCAAAGCTGTAAGGTAGCAACTATCCAACAAAACCTTAACAGACAAATATAACAAAATCCATGAGAAAAATAGAAACTATGCCGACCGATTAAACTTTAAGGCCTTCTTCTTTTGCTTTTAGGAACCATTTAAGTGTGCTCTCCAATGTTGTGTAAGCAGCAACGTCTGTCAAACTCTTACTTTCGACTGCATAGTCAAATACTTCATAAGCATCCGCAATTCTCCCAACTCTACATAAAGTCCTGACAAACGTAGCATAAGAAGCCATATCAAGCTTCAGACCATCCGATTTCATCATTTCATACAATTCCATGGCCTTATCAAACAGCCTAGACTTACACAACCCATGTAGCAGCGTGTTATACGTGCATGAATTCGGACTGCAGCCCTTCATTTCCATCTCTTCCAACAACGCCAATGCAGCCAAGGTCTCACCTTTCCTGCACATCCCATTCATCAGAGACGTATAAGTCACCTCATCAGGAAAATGACCCTTTTCCGCCATAACACGCAACAACTTCTTAGCTTCAGTGACCCGGCCGGATTTCGATAACCCATAAATCAACGTATTATAAGTAACAAGATCCGGCTCCACCCCATTCTCCTTCATCTGATTATAAACCTCAATCGCCTCACTCCCTCTACTCAGCATACAATAACCTTTCATAATTGTATTATAAACAAAGCAATCCGGCTTAAAACCTTCCTCGTGGAGAACCTTCACCAACCTCATCGCCTCGCGCAAATTCTTAGTGTTACACACATTATCAATGAGAATCGTATAAGTAACAAGATCAGGCTTCACCTCAAATTTACTACGCATTTCTTCAATAAAACTATAAACAGAGCTCAACGTACGGCACTTACAGAGATTCTTAACAAGGAAATTGAAAGTGTAAATGTCAGGTACACAATGCTTCAAAGACAACTCTTTAATCAACTCAACCGCGTCATCTACACGATTAACCGAACAAAGTGACCGGACCGCTAAATCAACAGTAACTTTATCAGGGCTTACACCATCAGACACCATCAAATTTAGGGTTTGATGAATTGGGGCAAGAGTGGAATCAGTGGAATCAGCGGAATCAGCGGATTTGCAGGATTGGGTAAGAAGGATATGGTAAGTGGATTTCTCAGGGGAGAATAAAGGATGAGTTTTCGTCATGTGACGGAGAAAAGCGATGGAATCGTTAATGGTGGAAATTGAAGCGTAGGATTGAAGAAGGGAGTTATGGAAGCGGAAATCATTGGGGGCATTTGAGGAGTTAACGATGGAATTGAAAAGGGTTTTAGCGTCTTGGAGGTTTGGGGATTTGAATGGGGATAAGGGTTTTGGAGgttgaggttgttgttgttgttgttgttggggtTTTCGAGATTTAGCGGGGAAATTGGAGGGGGTTTTGTTGGGGAAATGGcggggtttggaagaagatggaAGCGATGAAGATGGTTTGATTAGGTTTGGGTTTGAGAGTGCGGAACGGAATGAAGGAGGAATCTTTCCCATTCTTCTTCTTCGTTGAAAGTGTTgcagggtttagggttttggaGAGATGAATAATTATTATTGGCGAGATGATGTTTTTTTTAGTAGTGAGTGACACTGTGTTTATTAGTAGTAGTGTATATCTTATACACACCGCGCAATTTCAATTATATTCTCTGTATTCGAATATGcaattttggaagtatttattttttaaaatagtttagttttttttcgtagatacatctacagaaGCGTTAAAATATAGTGAAATTTGGAATTTTCACAATTAATTATGATTTAGAATTCTTTATTGGCTATAGTTCCATGTCAAAGGACTATAGACTTTACAACTTGAAGACAAATAAGGTGATCATTAGCCGAAATGTTGTCTTTGATGAGAACGtttcttggaattgggaagaagacAAAATGAAGGAGAAAATAGTCTTTGTAATCTTATTATAACAAAATTCAGCAGCTGAAAATAAGCAACCAACCCCATGCACACCAAATTCTTCATCCTCTCCAAGTTCACCGGTTTCAGGTTCGTCATCTCCCAGCTCAACTCCAATAAAATTAAAGGACTTGAGTGATATTTATGCAAGATGCAACTATTGTGTTGTGGAACCAGAAAATTTTGATGAAGCAATCAAATAAGATGTTTGGAGGAATGCGatgcaaaaagaaataaatgccattgagaaaaacaaaacatGGCAGCTAATTGAAAAGCCAAATGACAAAGAAGCTATTGAAGTAACATGGATGTACAAATTGAAGCATAGTCCAGATGGGTCAATTCAAAGAGTCAAGGCCATATTGGTAAAAAGGCTATGCACAACAACATGGAATTAACTAtagtgaaacttttgccacagtTGCAAAATTGGATACCGTAACAACAAACATTGCGTTAGCACCTCAAAAAGGTTAGAATTTGTACCAACTTGATGTGAATTCACCTTTCTTAAATGGAGAATTAGAAAAAGAGGTATATGTGCAGCAACCTCAAGGCTTTGGAACTCACGGCCAAGAGAAGAAGGTTTACAAGCTGAAGAAAGCAttctatggattaaaacaagcccctagagcatgGTACAATGAAATTGACAACTACTTTGTTCAGCAAGGATTCATCAAAAGTCAAAGTGAGCTAACCTTGTATGTGAAACGACAAGGTAAAAATGATATTCTTCTTGTTGCTTTGTATGTTGATGATTTAGTGTACACAAGCAATAACAAACAAAtgattgaaaatttcaaaattgaaatgaaaaaatatgagatgagTGGTCTTAGCCTGCTGCATCATTTTCTTGGTATTGAGGTATATCAAGAAAAATCTgtaatttttatttgtcaaagaaTGTATATTGAAAATATTCTCAAAAAATTCAGCATGTATGGCTGCAAAACAGTCGATATCCCTTTAGAAgtaaatgaaaaattaaagaagGAAAACGACGGAAAATTGGT includes these proteins:
- the LOC131616068 gene encoding pentatricopeptide repeat-containing protein At2g17670 encodes the protein MGKIPPSFRSALSNPNLIKPSSSLPSSSKPRHFPNKTPSNFPAKSRKPQQQQQQQPQPPKPLSPFKSPNLQDAKTLFNSIVNSSNAPNDFRFHNSLLQSYASISTINDSIAFLRHMTKTHPLFSPEKSTYHILLTQSCKSADSADSTDSTLAPIHQTLNLMVSDGVSPDKVTVDLAVRSLCSVNRVDDAVELIKELSLKHCVPDIYTFNFLVKNLCKCRTLSSVYSFIEEMRSKFEVKPDLVTYTILIDNVCNTKNLREAMRLVKVLHEEGFKPDCFVYNTIMKGYCMLSRGSEAIEVYNQMKENGVEPDLVTYNTLIYGLSKSGRVTEAKKLLRVMAEKGHFPDEVTYTSLMNGMCRKGETLAALALLEEMEMKGCSPNSCTYNTLLHGLCKSRLFDKAMELYEMMKSDGLKLDMASYATFVRTLCRVGRIADAYEVFDYAVESKSLTDVAAYTTLESTLKWFLKAKEEGLKV